In Jatrophihabitans endophyticus, one DNA window encodes the following:
- the tsf gene encoding translation elongation factor Ts yields the protein MANYSAADVKKLRDATGAGMMDCKKALDEADGDYERAVEVLRVKGEAKAAKRADERTAANGLVAAAEGAMIELASETDFVAKNEQFQTLANDIVAHFASSSASDLDSLKAETLKDGKTVADSVEGLAAVIGEKLELRRAVKLDGQVATYLHRKASDLPPQVGVLVAYDGSDADAARGAAMQVAALRARYLTRDDVPAEDVEAERRVLEEKTRAEGKPEQAVAKIVDGRLNAFYADNVLLEQESVREAKQTVKQVLDAAGVTVTRFAHFEVGSA from the coding sequence ATGGCGAACTACTCCGCCGCAGACGTGAAGAAGCTCCGCGACGCCACGGGCGCCGGAATGATGGACTGCAAGAAGGCCCTGGACGAGGCCGACGGCGACTACGAGCGCGCCGTCGAGGTCCTGCGGGTCAAGGGCGAGGCCAAGGCGGCCAAGCGCGCCGACGAGCGCACCGCCGCCAACGGCCTCGTGGCCGCGGCCGAGGGCGCGATGATCGAGCTCGCGTCCGAGACCGACTTCGTGGCCAAGAACGAGCAGTTCCAGACGCTGGCCAACGACATCGTGGCCCACTTCGCCTCCTCGTCGGCCAGCGACCTGGACTCGCTCAAGGCCGAGACGCTCAAGGACGGCAAGACCGTCGCCGACAGCGTCGAGGGGCTGGCCGCCGTCATCGGCGAGAAGCTCGAGCTGCGCCGCGCGGTCAAGCTCGACGGGCAGGTCGCGACCTACCTGCACCGCAAGGCCTCCGACCTCCCGCCGCAGGTCGGCGTGCTCGTCGCCTACGACGGCTCGGACGCCGACGCCGCGCGCGGCGCGGCGATGCAGGTCGCGGCGCTGCGTGCCCGCTACCTGACCCGCGACGACGTCCCGGCCGAGGACGTCGAGGCCGAGCGGCGCGTGCTCGAGGAGAAGACCCGCGCCGAGGGCAAGCCGGAGCAGGCGGTCGCCAAGATCGTCGACGGTCGGCTCAACGCCTTCTACGCCGACAACGTGCTCCTCGAGCAGGAGTCGGTCCGCGAGGCCAAGCAGACCGTCAAGCAGGTGCTCGACGCCGCGGGCGTGACCGTGACCCGGTTCGCCCACTTCGAGGTCGGGTCCGCCTGA
- the rpsB gene encoding 30S ribosomal protein S2 — MPVVTMKEMLESGVHFGHQTRRWNPKMKRFILTERNGLYIIDLHQTLSYVDRAFEFVKETVAHGGTVLFVGTKKQAQESIAEQATRVGMPYVNQRWLGGMLTNFSTVYKRLQRLKELESREQAGWEGVATKKEQLLLTREMTKLERSLGGIREMTKVPSAVWVVDTKKEHIAVGEARKLGIPVVAILDTNCDPDEVDYKIPGNDDAIRSAALLTRVVADAVAEGLMARSAAAANAGRDEKPEPTAAAVGDGEPMAEWERDLLQPATEAAATEAAPAEAAAPAEAAATAAPAEPAAAEAGAGDATAPSA; from the coding sequence ATGCCCGTCGTCACCATGAAGGAGATGCTCGAGTCGGGCGTCCACTTCGGCCACCAGACCCGTCGCTGGAACCCGAAGATGAAGCGCTTCATCCTCACCGAGCGCAACGGTCTGTACATCATCGACCTGCACCAGACGCTGTCCTACGTCGACCGCGCCTTCGAGTTCGTCAAGGAGACCGTCGCCCACGGCGGCACGGTGCTCTTCGTCGGCACGAAGAAGCAGGCCCAGGAGTCCATCGCCGAGCAGGCCACCCGCGTCGGCATGCCCTACGTCAACCAGCGCTGGCTGGGCGGCATGCTCACCAACTTCTCCACCGTCTACAAGCGGCTGCAGCGCCTCAAGGAGCTCGAGTCGCGCGAGCAGGCCGGCTGGGAGGGTGTCGCCACCAAGAAGGAGCAGCTGCTGCTCACCCGCGAGATGACCAAGCTCGAGCGCTCGCTCGGCGGTATCCGCGAGATGACGAAGGTGCCCAGCGCCGTCTGGGTCGTCGACACCAAGAAGGAGCACATCGCCGTCGGCGAGGCCCGCAAGCTGGGCATCCCGGTCGTCGCGATCCTCGACACCAACTGCGACCCCGACGAGGTCGACTACAAGATCCCCGGCAACGACGACGCCATCCGCAGCGCCGCGCTGCTGACCCGCGTGGTCGCCGACGCCGTGGCCGAGGGGCTCATGGCCCGCTCCGCCGCCGCCGCGAACGCCGGGCGCGACGAGAAGCCCGAGCCGACCGCGGCCGCCGTCGGCGACGGCGAGCCGATGGCCGAGTGGGAGCGCGACCTGCTCCAGCCCGCCACCGAGGCAGCGGCCACGGAGGCAGCGCCTGCCGAGGCGGCAGCGCCTGCCGAGGCGGCAGCGACGGCCGCGCCGGCCGAGCCCGCGGCCGCGGAGGCCGGCGCCGGCGACGCCACCGCGCCCTCGGCCTGA